Sequence from the Fragaria vesca subsp. vesca linkage group LG4, FraVesHawaii_1.0, whole genome shotgun sequence genome:
AATGTGTGAATAAAAAACAGTCACATAATTCGCATATATTTCTGTACATCGGATAAATTAGTTTTTTTTAAAAAAAGATGATAGATTTATTATTATTATTTTAAATTGTTAATTTTTATACTATGTGAATTGCTGTGTATTAGATAGGTCATATGTCAACAACTCAAAATGAGATCATTTGTCTGAAATATAAATCTCCATAGATCAGAAAATGTCTTGATGTTCTCTTTAATTAATTAGGGCGACTAAAAGTAAAGATGTTACTGCTTGGACAAAAGTTTAATAATTGTTAATTTTGATGCATGAAGGGGGAGTTACAGCCATGCCTCAATTCCTGAAGAAATTTTTTCCGGTTGTCTACAAAAAGACCCAGGAGAAAGGAATTGAGAGCAATTACTGCAAATACGACAATCAAGGCCTGCAGTTGTTTACATCTTCACTGTACCTCGCTGCATTAACAGCAACGTTTGCAGCATCACACACAACAAGAAATCTAGGCCGAAAAGCAACCATGTTGATTGCTGGACTTTTCTTCATACTCGGAACTGTTTTCAACGCTGCAGCTATGAACCTTCTCATGCTTATAATTGGGAGGATCTTACTTGGTTGTGGAGTTGGTTTTGCTAATCAGGTTTCTTAATCTTCTCTTTAACTACGAACTATTATACTAGATTAGTTTTCCTCTATATGGTTTTAATTTGCTTTAAACAGTGTATAATGTTAATAGTATTACATCGTGAGTTTCAGGCGGTGCCGCTGTTCCTTTCTGAGATTGCACCTACGAGAATCCGTGGAGCACTCAACATTCTCTTCCAGCTCAATACGACCGTTGGCATTCTTTTTGCGAACCTTGTCAATTATGGTACTGCCAAGTAAGACCAGTTTCCCCAAGACTATTTGATTTTACTGCTTTACTACATGAAACTTTTTAGGCTCTTTAGCCTTTACCTTGATTAAGACAAAGGGAGCATATCGCTCAATTTATGTGATCGTAATGTACAGTTCAAAAGGGTAGTAACTTGCTAGCTCTGGAGCACTCGTATAAATTAAAGCATAAATAAGACCTTATTTTGAGAACTTATTAACATTTGATATTTTGTGCTATAACAGAATTTCAGGGGGATGGGGATGGAGGCTATCTTTAGGATTGGCCGGTGTTCCTGCAGTTATGTTAACCTTGGGGTCTCTTATTGTGGTAGACACTCCTAACAGTTTGATTGCACGGGGTAAGTTGGTGGAAGGAAAAGCAGCTCTTAAAAAGATTCGAGGTGTCAGCAATGTTGAACCGGAATACTTGGAGATTGTGGAGGCAAGTCGTGTGGCTTCCGAAGTAAAGCATCCCATGAAAAATCTTCTAAAGCGCCGAAACAGACCTCAACTGGTGATTGCAGTTTGTATGCAGATCTTCCAGCAAGTCACTGGCATTAACGCAATCATGTTTTATGCTCCAGTTTTGTTCAGCACCGTAGGCTTCAAAAGCGATGCTTCCCTTTACTCTTCTGTCATAACAGGAGCCGTCAATGTCCTCTCCACCTGTGTTTCAATCTACTCGGTGGACAGACTTGGTCGTCGCATGCTCTTGCTACAAGCCGGTGTCCAAATGTTCATTTCTCAAATTGTGGTAGCGGTAGTTCTTGGTATCAAAGTTAAGGATCATTCTGAAAGCCTCACTCCGGGCTTGGCATTACTTGTGGTGGTGATGGTGTGCACATTTGTTGCGGGGTTTGCATGGTCTTGGGGGCCTCTCGGGTGGTTGATCCCTAGTGAGACTTTTCCACTTGAGACTCGTTCGGCCGGCCAGAGTGTTACAGTCTGTGTTAACATGGTCTTCACATTTATTATAGCACAAGCCTTCCTATCAATGCTTTGTCACTTCAAGTTTGGCATCTTCCTATTCTTCTCGGCTTGGGTTTTGGTCATGTCAGTCTTTGTGCTGATATTGCTTCCTGAAACTAAGAATGTACCTATTGAAGAGATGACAGACAGAGTCTGGAGGCAACATTGGTACTGGAGGAGATTTATGGATGATGACGAAAACGGTGATGCTTGATTGTGTAAGCTCGGTTCAGATTCTTCTTCCAAAAAGAAATCTTGCAGTAGTAGTTCTTTCAATATTTAAGTTGTCCTTTGAGGATTGCTATTATAAACATTTTGTAATTTTCAGTTTCCACACCTTGAGACATTTGCCATTTGTATCCAATATGTATCATTGGGAATCTTAGATCATCATATTTTCTTATTTTAACTGTTCAGTCTTTAAGTATATATGAATAGGTAAATTTGTAGTGAGTTCAATTATATGTAAATTTGTAAAACAAATTACATTCCAAACTCGAACACATCCTAATTAAATTCCAAATAGATTTACAACATTGACTACAAAATTACATTCCAAACTCGAACACATCCTAAGTTCCTAACTGCAATCCCAAGTAATAATGTACTACTTTATTCAAAGCACCTTCAATTAATGGCTGCTTGCATGCTTTTTCTGCAACTCAGCTGGAGATCTACAATATATGAAAAACCAGATACATAGTTATAACTTTGAGTATTGATAATTCAGAGCAAGTGAACTGGCATCTTTTGGTTAAAATGCTCAAATTTTAAAAGGTGTCTGTGTTACTTAATCTTCTTTTCACATAGTTTTATTGGAATTTGGAAAAACATGAGCATGTATCTTATTTTAGCGTGGAAGGGAGATAAGAAAAACATGAGAAGGGAAGGAAGGAATACAAGATAGAAATGGAGAAGAAAAAAAGGAATGTAGATGAGAGGAGGATTATTTGGTAGCAGAGGAGTATATTACCAATTATAATTATATAAAACTCGGACAAGGAAACCAACCAGGTTACAAAGGTTTTTATGTATTCTTTGGTAGAGAGGAGTATATTTACCAATAATAAGTATATAAAACTCGGAGGCCTTGTGTGGTGGCACCAATGTTTTAAAAAACGCGCCTCGGGCGCGAGGCGGTGCTGCAACTGAGTCAGCCTTGATTGGTTAGGCGTAGAGGCGCAAAAAGCCCAACAGAAGGCGTGAAAAGCGCAAAAGGCGCGGAAGGCGTGCGCCTAGTATTTTTGAAGAAAACGAGGTCGTTTTGGGTTTTTGACAATAAAGGCTAGGTTTGGCCCAAACACAGCCTCCCTCTCCCTTTCCTCCTTCTCCCGATATGCCTCCTTCCCTCTCCCTCTCCCTCTCTGGCTTTCCCGACTTGCCTCCTTCCATAATACGAACACATAAACCGATCAGTCGACCACCACCTCGTCAAACAGGATTCCGACCAGTCGACCATCGCCTTGTCGCTATCTTTTGCAACTCTGACGTCCAAGTAGGTGCCGCACCGTCCAAGTCGAGAGTAACCAAGATTGGGCTTGGCTTCAGCTTCCGAATCCCTTTGAATTTGAGGTACGCACATCTGGGTTCTTCATTAATTCTCTATTAATTCCTTGAATTTTGTGAATTTTGATTCATTCCGATTCAACTGGAATCTTCTTGACTGTTCAACTTGTATGAAATCAAAGCAACGCTGTGTGTTTTCTTAATTGTACTAGAATACATATGATGTTTTTCAATATATAGATTTGATATTGCAATGGGCATTAGTTATAGATTGGAGTTGGTTTACTGAATAAATGGAAATCCCTATTAACATTTAGCAATGGTGTGTTGCAGCCAGCCAGCCACAATGAGTTCTAGTGATGGGATGCAAAAGAAAGATTTTGCTTGACAATGGACTAAACCAATTCCTGGTCAAAAAAGGAAGACGATTTGGGTTTTCTGGTTGCAAGCTTACAGGTATAGTTATAGGGGAGAGTTTCCAATGAGGATCTTATAATGAGGACCAAGTGAGGACTTTCAAATGAATGGTTGGATGATATGCACATGAGAATTAGAAAATATCAATTAAAAGTCAAAACCTTGATCCAACCGTTCATTTGAAAGTCCTCACTTGGTCCTCATTATAAAAGTCCTCATTAGAAGCTCTCCCATAGTTATAGATTATGTTTTTTTTTTCTTCAGATATTCAATCGTAATATATTGTACTAGAGTATATATGTTGCTTTTCAATATATGGATTTGATATTGCAATAGGCATTCATTATAAATTGGAGGTCTGCTTTGTAAAGTATTAGAGTTGGCTTACTGAATAAATAGGAAATCGTTATTGCTTTGTTAATTTAATAATTTTGTGTGTTCTTTCAATGTGGCAATATGCTGATACTAAGTAGGATTACTCACTTGCATAGTTCTGTTTATAATTACTTGATATACTCATATACAAATAATTAAGTTATGTGTGTTGATCAGTTGATCTTTAGACTAGCTAGTGTACTTTGATCTTTCAACTTGAGTCTTCAGATTTATTTTATGTTTGGTGATTTGCTTGAATTGCATTGTTTGAGTACTTATGGTGAATATATGACCATATATAATGTTTGTGTTGTTTTTAATATATGTTCTATATATAAGAGTAATAATTACATAAATACAAGTTATTTTTCAAAAGACTTACGCCTTACGCCTCAAGGCAAGCGCCTTGGTGAGGCTCTCATGTTATTGTCTCGGCTACGCCTTAGCTTTGTAAAACATTGGGTGGCACCACCTACACAGCCCAGAGTCGGCCCTGCAAAACAGCAAAATGACAATCAATGCATGACATGAAAATCCACAATGTTAAAGCCAAATTGAAAGTAAGAAATCAAGACATGGTAGATAAGTTTGTTACCTAATTATCACTTTATTTAGTACTATCAACATCGAAAGCACCTTCATCATCTTCTGCATCTTCTTCATCATCAGTATCCACATCAGAGTCGAGCGTAATATTTGCATGACGTGCCATCTTTGACCAATCTTCACCTTTCAATTGCCTTGCAGCTTTTACTCAGTTCACAACACCCAATGATCTTCAACTCTTTCAACTCAGTTAAGCGATACAAGACTTGCGGCAAACCTGACAATTTGAAGCAGTCTTTAATCACTAGTTGCTCAAGGAATTTGAAGTTCTGCAACCCTGGAAGTTTAGTTAGATTATCACACTGTTCGAGTCCTAAACTCTGTAAAGTTTCAGCAGAATCATCAAGCCAACGGGGCAAAGCATCCAAGTCTGAATAGGCAATCCCAATTGATCTGTGGCCTTGAGGGCCTTCTACGGAACTCATCAGCTTAAGCTTCCCACACTTACGAATAAA
This genomic interval carries:
- the LOC101303319 gene encoding sugar transport protein 13-like, coding for MAGGFGAPAHGGDRQFEAKITPVVIISCILAASGGLMFGYDIGISGGVTAMPQFLKKFFPVVYKKTQEKGIESNYCKYDNQGLQLFTSSLYLAALTATFAASHTTRNLGRKATMLIAGLFFILGTVFNAAAMNLLMLIIGRILLGCGVGFANQAVPLFLSEIAPTRIRGALNILFQLNTTVGILFANLVNYGTAKISGGWGWRLSLGLAGVPAVMLTLGSLIVVDTPNSLIARGKLVEGKAALKKIRGVSNVEPEYLEIVEASRVASEVKHPMKNLLKRRNRPQLVIAVCMQIFQQVTGINAIMFYAPVLFSTVGFKSDASLYSSVITGAVNVLSTCVSIYSVDRLGRRMLLLQAGVQMFISQIVVAVVLGIKVKDHSESLTPGLALLVVVMVCTFVAGFAWSWGPLGWLIPSETFPLETRSAGQSVTVCVNMVFTFIIAQAFLSMLCHFKFGIFLFFSAWVLVMSVFVLILLPETKNVPIEEMTDRVWRQHWYWRRFMDDDENGDA